A segment of the Campylobacter sp. MIT 12-8780 genome:
GTCTTGCAATAGCCTAAAGCTTGCTAAGGCGGTAAATCAAAGGCTAGATTACGAGCTTGAGGCTTTGCTTGAAATCAATAGTGCTGATGAAAACAGCAAAAGCGGACTTGAAATTCAAAAAGCCCTTGATACATACCTACAAATTCAAGATGAATGCCCTAAAATAAAGCTTTGTGGAGTGATGAGTATAGGCGCAAACACGGACAATCAAAAAGAAATCATCAAAAGCTTTGAAGCCACCTATAAAATTTATGAAGCCCTACAAAAACACGGAGCAAAAATCTGCTCTATGGGTATGAGTAATGACTTTGAGCTAGCTTTAAAGTGTGGTTCAAATATGTTGCGTTTGGGGAGTGTATTATTTAAAACTTTATAAGCTGTATAAGAACTTAAAAATAAAAAAGATTTTCTTACTTGCAAAGAGTAAGAAAATCTAAAATGTTTATTGCAAAAGACTAGCTACTTTGCTTTGAAGTATATCGTTTTGATGAGCCATCATAAATGAAGCTGAATTAGTTTTCAAAAACTCTGCGTTAAGATCAGTAACATTTTTCGCCAAATCATCATTAAGCAAATTTCCTTCAGCAGCTTTTGTATTGATACTATTTTCTACACTTGCGCTGATATTTGAAGTGATCGCATTAATGCCTGCACCAATATCTGCACGCAAAGAAGCGACTTGCTGACTGAACGAATCTATACTACTTTGATCTGTAAGGCTAAGATTTCCTGTGCTAAGAGGATTTAAATTTGTTGTTTCAACTCCGCTTCCCACCACAAAATCCATAGTTTGAAATACATTTTTTCCATTAAACTGGGCATTATTAAACGCATCATTAATCGAAGAAATAAGCTCTGTAGCTCTAACATCAAGCATATTTTTTTGCTGATCATTAAGCACAGCACTATTTCTTTGCACGGCAAGCTGACTAAGCTCATCAGTTGTTTTTGTGATCTGGCTTAAACTCGCATCAGCAATCTGCAAAACACCCACAGCATCATAAGCATTTGCAACGCCTTGATCTATAGTGCTAGCTTGCGATCTTAAAGAATCAGCTATAGCCAAATCAGCCGTATCCACACCGCTAATCGCGCGAATAGCCGCTATATTACCCAACGCTTTTTCAGAGGCTTTTTGAGCATTATTGAGGTAGTTATTTTGCTGTAAGCTCGCTGGATTGTTATTGATAGTCATATTGTCCTCCTTCAACCTTGTTTTTAGGTAAATTTATCGATTATACCCTACTTTTGCTGACTTATAACTTAAAAAGAATAAAGCTACTTGCAAAATCAAGATAATTTTTACAAGCCATTCACTTTGTGTGTGTTTGGTGCTAAATTCCTCGCCTGCTAAAGCTTCTAAACCTGCTTTTCCTTCTATAATCAAGCTTTGAGTTTCAAGCATTGGCAAAGTATAATAAAACACAAAAAGCAAAGATAGTGCCAAAATTACAACAGCAAGCAAAATTTTTATAATTTTTAAACTCGCTTCTGCAAAAAATAGCTCATAGATAGTGTTTATAAGGGCTATGCTAATGAGTACATAACCAAATTTTAAAAAAATCTGTCCCATAATCAGCCCACTACCAAACGCATCTGTAATCGCTTCGCCTCCCAAGCCTGTAGGTGGATAAAATACACTCACAGCCACAGCTATGCCAAGAAAAAGCCCTATGCCGATGATAGAACCAAGCAGCAAAAGATTAATCGCTTTCATTTTTTTGTCCTTTAAAAAAATAATTTTTGTTTTTTAAAGGATTATAGCAAAAAGAGTATTAATTTAATAATAATTTTTGTTTTTTGTTTATTAAATTTTAAGATTTTAAGGGAGGGTATGAGTTCATCTATATAGTCTCAACCGCATGCGCTAAAAAGGCACGATCAAAACCAGCAAAATCCTTGAAAAATTGAGCCTTAAAGCCATTTTTATGTAAAATTTTATGTAAAATTTCTTTTTGATCGTATCCAAACTCGCAAGCTAGAGCTTTTACCTTATTTTTTCTAGCAAAAACAATGAGCTCTTCAAGAAATTCATAGCCTTTAACTCCACCAAATAAGGCTTGCTTAGGCTCATTTTGCACCCAAATATCAAGCTTATAATCATTTTGTATATAAGGTGGATTTGAGATGATAAAATCAACCTCACCCTCAAAATTTTTAAAATCACAAAGCCTAAAATCTATCAAATGTCCCACTTCGTGCCTTAAGGCATTTTCTTTAGCGAGTTTTAAAGCAAGCTCGCTAATATCACAAGCCTTGATTTTAAGTGCTAATTTTAAGGCTAAAATTATACTTAAAATTCCACTTCCAAAGCCTATTTCTAAGATATTTGTATAGTTTTTTTGGCTAAGTTCTTTTAGGGCAAGTTCAAGCAAAATTTCAGTATCAAAACGAGGGATTAATACACCTTTTTGCACCTTAAACTCAAGCCCATAAAACTGCGCTTTTTCAAAAATATACTCAAAAGGCTCCCCACTAGCAAAACGTTCTATAAGCTTAAAATAAGGCTTTTCATCAAAGTCAAAATCCCCATTTAAAGCTATAAACGCCCTATCCTTTTGTAAATACTCACAAAGTATAAAAAGGGCTTCATCTTTGTGCGTTTTTAAACTCTTTTTAGCAAGATTTAAGGCGGTTTTTAGCTTCAAGATAGAGCTTTTATGCGTTTATCTATGCTTGGGTGAGAAAGATGAAAAAACTCATAAATTTTACTTGTCTTTACAAAGGCTTTGTTTTCCTTAGCAAGCACAAATAAAGCATTTTTCATATCTTCCTTAGAAGTCATTAAGGCTCCGTGTTTATCAGCGTTAAATTCATTTTTTCGGCTTAATAAATTCACTAAAGGTGAAAAGATAAGTGAAAAAACCTCACTAAAGATGATAAATAAAGCAAAAACCCCAGCATTTACGCCTTGCAAACCACTTTGAGTATAAAAAAACTCAGGCAGGTGAGCAAAAACAAAAAACAAAACAAAAATCATTAAAGCCGAGCTAAATAAGCCTTTGATCAAGTCTTTATGCACAAAATGCCCAAGCTCATGTCCTAAAACAGCTAGAAGCTGATTTTCATTTAAAGCCTTTAAAAGTGTATCAAAAAGCACCACTCTTTTGCTCTTGAAAAGCCCTCCAAAATAAGCATTAAGCCTCTTATCTCTCTTGCTTGCATCCATCACAAACACGCCTTTTGCGCTAAAACCGCATTTTTGCATAAGTGTGTCTATTTTAGCAAGCAACGAGCTATCCTCAAGCGGAGACATTTTGTTAAACAAAGGAGCAATAAGGGTTGGATAAAGCAAGTTGATAAATACAATCACCACAAAAGAAAGCACAAAAGCCCACACCCACCAAAACTGCCCCAAA
Coding sequences within it:
- a CDS encoding YggS family pyridoxal phosphate-dependent enzyme, with the translated sequence MNLEQILEKTQNTRIVVASKYGSSELINELFKLGFCEFGENQVQALAQKKEALKENLELKWHFIGTLQSNKINLLLKQNPILWQSCNSLKLAKAVNQRLDYELEALLEINSADENSKSGLEIQKALDTYLQIQDECPKIKLCGVMSIGANTDNQKEIIKSFEATYKIYEALQKHGAKICSMGMSNDFELALKCGSNMLRLGSVLFKTL
- a CDS encoding flagellin, giving the protein MTINNNPASLQQNNYLNNAQKASEKALGNIAAIRAISGVDTADLAIADSLRSQASTIDQGVANAYDAVGVLQIADASLSQITKTTDELSQLAVQRNSAVLNDQQKNMLDVRATELISSINDAFNNAQFNGKNVFQTMDFVVGSGVETTNLNPLSTGNLSLTDQSSIDSFSQQVASLRADIGAGINAITSNISASVENSINTKAAEGNLLNDDLAKNVTDLNAEFLKTNSASFMMAHQNDILQSKVASLLQ
- a CDS encoding DUF4149 domain-containing protein, with the translated sequence MKAINLLLLGSIIGIGLFLGIAVAVSVFYPPTGLGGEAITDAFGSGLIMGQIFLKFGYVLISIALINTIYELFFAEASLKIIKILLAVVILALSLLFVFYYTLPMLETQSLIIEGKAGLEALAGEEFSTKHTQSEWLVKIILILQVALFFLSYKSAKVGYNR
- a CDS encoding HemK/PrmC family methyltransferase, translated to MKLKTALNLAKKSLKTHKDEALFILCEYLQKDRAFIALNGDFDFDEKPYFKLIERFASGEPFEYIFEKAQFYGLEFKVQKGVLIPRFDTEILLELALKELSQKNYTNILEIGFGSGILSIILALKLALKIKACDISELALKLAKENALRHEVGHLIDFRLCDFKNFEGEVDFIISNPPYIQNDYKLDIWVQNEPKQALFGGVKGYEFLEELIVFARKNKVKALACEFGYDQKEILHKILHKNGFKAQFFKDFAGFDRAFLAHAVETI
- a CDS encoding M48 family metallopeptidase; the protein is MILALILCVYTLVFVGISYAQIRFLKQEKDKQAIILDEKTYKEAAQIGIENEQFKIFSHIYTLILYLFWLFFGFFWLKNVLISQNSVLENTLFLLAFLFINTLANLPLSIYEDFVKNKKQGFSNMNATLFIKDTLKSLVLLAVFGFLLLYALVFCYEFLGQFWWVWAFVLSFVVIVFINLLYPTLIAPLFNKMSPLEDSSLLAKIDTLMQKCGFSAKGVFVMDASKRDKRLNAYFGGLFKSKRVVLFDTLLKALNENQLLAVLGHELGHFVHKDLIKGLFSSALMIFVLFFVFAHLPEFFYTQSGLQGVNAGVFALFIIFSEVFSLIFSPLVNLLSRKNEFNADKHGALMTSKEDMKNALFVLAKENKAFVKTSKIYEFFHLSHPSIDKRIKALS